GCCTTGCCtccattccttcttttctcgTTGGTTCCCGCCGCCTTCGCCTTGATCAGTTGGAAGAAGTTCTCGACCCCTTCCCGCGTTCTAGTCGCCGAGCGGTCAAGCCGGAGTCCGCCCATGGAAGAAGAAGGCGAGAGGCTCAACTTCATGTGCCACGGTTGCGGCGGCATCGGCTTTGCCGACGGCTCCGACGGCTTCTTCTACTGCGTCCACTGCGGCTCCCAGGCCGACGACATCGTCGACACCGGCGTCGCCGACGGGGATTTCGTCGACAAGGGCGGCGACGCCCGCGGCGCCCTCTACCAGGCcagccaccgccgccaccgcgcCGTCAAGCCCGAGCCCAATCTCTCCCAATTCCAGCTGTGGTCCCAGCTAACCCTAACTCCTCATCTCAAGACGCCCACGAAGGAGGAAGACGTGGCTTATGATGAAATCGGGCCGACGGGCCCCCGGGACTTTGGGGATTCGGGGTCGGCCAGGCCGAGGGCGCTTGGCTATGAGGATTACTACAATGAGGTGAGGATCAGGTATGTGATGGGGCTGCAGACGATGGTGCAGCTCCAGTGTGAGGCTCTCGTGAGGGAGTTCGGCGCAACACCGCTGATTTGTGGGATTGCTGGGCCGATTTGGCTGAGGTTCGTAGCAAGCACTCGGGTTTTCTCAGACGAGTGGGCGGACGAGACCGTTAACGAGTCCGAAATGCAGACAGAAGGTGCGCTGATTTCATCTTTCTGTATTTTAATCATGCCCTGAAGAATTCGTGTCATCCAAGCTATGATCATTGACTTGTGGCTTTAACATTGCATTGTAATCTTTCGTGGCTCTGTAATTTAGCATGGATAGTTTGTGTGGAGCATGAATCTGAGAAAATTTACCGTTCACATAATCTAATGGTCGAGGGGGAGTGGCAAAGCTTAGGCTggctaaaaattgaaatttggcgGAATGAAAGTATTTGTGGAAAAATGTTGTGCAGAGAAACTTTAGTGTCCATTTGCTTATTCTATTAAGCAGCGAAGTGATTAGTTTTATTCCATTGACCGTTGACACAGCATCTACTTGGAAGCACTGAATGAAAGTATGAAATCCAGTATGAAAGTGGTCCGGATGCCTTCTTTTTAGCAGATGCATACTTTGGATGGCCCTTTAAGATATTTCTTCATATCAATAGTGTCATGTAAGCATGGATATCTTGCTGTAAACAATTTGCTTgaattagaaatgaattttccaCCGGAGACCTTTTTGTTTTATGTTCATTTTCATTCATGTTCAAAGAGCTTTCCTTTTGGCTGCTAAGTGGATATGGTTGTTGGATTTCAATCGCTCATAGACAGGCTTCCCTACTCTAGAtgattaaaaagttcaaactgGTCAGAGGATGCGAAATATGGAGATACTTGTCTATTTGCTTAGCGACCACTCTCTTTACTTGGTAGCCTGTAGTTCAGTTAATGGCCATCTGCTAGCATTAGTACCCATTTGGATTGCAACATAGAATTCCAGTAAAATTGAGTGAATGACAATTAAATTCATGCTAGCTGGATTTACTTTGAAAATCAGCTCTCTCTTTCATATGTACACCTCTAATTGTGGATGGTGTTGGCACGAGAAAATGTCCATTTTGGAGGAAACACCTTCATCTGCAGATTCTCAAGTTTCAATTACCCTATTCTCTTAAATTGATTCTGAATTTTAATGCTTGTCTATTTGGCCACAGGGGAACCAAAAGATTTTAGGCCTCGTGCTAAGTTCAGTGCAGAACCACACAATATGCAAGGCAAACGAGCAGTGATAATATGGTATAGGACCTTGAGAAAAAAGATACCATTATCTTGTTCTTTAGCTATTTGTTTCCTGGCTTGTCATGTTGCTAGGGAACCAATCCTCCCTACTGACATAATCAAGTGGTCAGTTGAAGGAAAGCTTCCATATTTCGCTGCTTTCCTTGACATAGAAAAGAACATTGGTCCACCATCAGCTGCTTGTCCTTTGAGTTCCAATCTTATGTTTAGGCCTTCTCAAGCAGTTCCATCACAGAAGGTAGAAGCTATGGCAGCGTCCATTGCTCTGTCGTTAGGTTTGGAATTGCCGCCTGTGAATTTCTACGCAATTTGTTCCCGCTATCTCAATCAGTTATGCCTACCAGCAGCGAAGATTTTTCCACATGCATGCCGAATACAGGAATGGTCGATGCCTCCTGATCTATGGTTGTCGGCAAATGAGTTGAGGCTTCCTACTCGTGTATGTGTTATGTCAATACTCGTGGTAGCAATAAGAATTCTGTATAATATACATGGTTTCGGAGAATGGGAGAAGAGCTTGACTGATCAGCAAGATATGACTTCAACATCAAGTGATCAGGTTGGATCCAAAACCACAGGCAGTTCCGGAATGAAGGAAGATGTTGGAAATGGTTCTGGTTTTTGTTCTGGTGCTGGGGATGATTTTGATACAAGATTGGAAGCGGAAGTCTCAGATGGTGATAAGTCTGACCTTGATGCTACGGAGCTTCTACAAAAGCTCAATGCTCGATACAATGACTTCACTGACTCATATGGTACCTAATTGCATTTTGATAACttaagataattttttaaaatgttttatcTATCACAACACGGTTTGAAAGGTTTTTTGGGCTTTGATCTGGATGAATGAATAATTAGTGTACTT
The genomic region above belongs to Rhodamnia argentea isolate NSW1041297 chromosome 6, ASM2092103v1, whole genome shotgun sequence and contains:
- the LOC115727565 gene encoding TATA box-binding protein-associated factor RNA polymerase I subunit B isoform X1, which codes for MEEEGERLNFMCHGCGGIGFADGSDGFFYCVHCGSQADDIVDTGVADGDFVDKGGDARGALYQASHRRHRAVKPEPNLSQFQLWSQLTLTPHLKTPTKEEDVAYDEIGPTGPRDFGDSGSARPRALGYEDYYNEVRIRYVMGLQTMVQLQCEALVREFGATPLICGIAGPIWLRFVASTRVFSDEWADETVNESEMQTEATGEPKDFRPRAKFSAEPHNMQGKRAVIIWYRTLRKKIPLSCSLAICFLACHVAREPILPTDIIKWSVEGKLPYFAAFLDIEKNIGPPSAACPLSSNLMFRPSQAVPSQKVEAMAASIALSLGLELPPVNFYAICSRYLNQLCLPAAKIFPHACRIQEWSMPPDLWLSANELRLPTRVCVMSILVVAIRILYNIHGFGEWEKSLTDQQDMTSTSSDQVGSKTTGSSGMKEDVGNGSGFCSGAGDDFDTRLEAEVSDGDKSDLDATELLQKLNARYNDFTDSYEYCKDLPTYLQYCKDVVFAGLEPSFEDCGEEEVMKQLWDFYQKNKDGGQMEWPGLDFDGALNQKRPRHNVNGCSKNSFIGNKRLNSGTSDTNKNLLDSTDDDASSQNSLADDNMKPSNHASSESYQDRAIRQLKLDMEENRFFYIPPRVKIKRLDYLHYVRKRDHGALAYVAHADYYILLRACARVAQVEIRCMHMGVLNFERRLAWMENRTEYCLHLTPPKLSCEFCSDETQEDADDVIKLSSLNI
- the LOC115727565 gene encoding TATA box-binding protein-associated factor RNA polymerase I subunit B isoform X2, whose product is MEEEGERLNFMCHGCGGIGFADGSDGFFYCVHCGSQADDIVDTGVADGDFVDKGGDARGALYQASHRRHRAVKPEPNLSQFQLWSQLTLTPHLKTPTKEEDVAYDEIGPTGPRDFGDSGSARPRALGYEDYYNEVRIRYVMGLQTMVQLQCEALVREFGATPLICGIAGPIWLRFVASTRVFSDEWADETVNESEMQTEGEPKDFRPRAKFSAEPHNMQGKRAVIIWYRTLRKKIPLSCSLAICFLACHVAREPILPTDIIKWSVEGKLPYFAAFLDIEKNIGPPSAACPLSSNLMFRPSQAVPSQKVEAMAASIALSLGLELPPVNFYAICSRYLNQLCLPAAKIFPHACRIQEWSMPPDLWLSANELRLPTRVCVMSILVVAIRILYNIHGFGEWEKSLTDQQDMTSTSSDQVGSKTTGSSGMKEDVGNGSGFCSGAGDDFDTRLEAEVSDGDKSDLDATELLQKLNARYNDFTDSYEYCKDLPTYLQYCKDVVFAGLEPSFEDCGEEEVMKQLWDFYQKNKDGGQMEWPGLDFDGALNQKRPRHNVNGCSKNSFIGNKRLNSGTSDTNKNLLDSTDDDASSQNSLADDNMKPSNHASSESYQDRAIRQLKLDMEENRFFYIPPRVKIKRLDYLHYVRKRDHGALAYVAHADYYILLRACARVAQVEIRCMHMGVLNFERRLAWMENRTEYCLHLTPPKLSCEFCSDETQEDADDVIKLSSLNI